DNA sequence from the Excalfactoria chinensis isolate bCotChi1 chromosome 2, bCotChi1.hap2, whole genome shotgun sequence genome:
TTACCTAACCATCTCTTTGCCATCACAAATGTAGTTTATGAAAACTGAACCTGACAGCAGAACTGTAAGAACTCGTCATCTTCGCTGCTTTTATAATCCCAAGATTGTAGCAATTAATTTGGTTTAGtgcaaataaaactgtttaaatTTATCTCCTAAAAATCAACgatttacttcatttttcctctttccaaaaCCCTCAAGAAATGATACTTCAACCCTTGAATGAATGATGCTGGTGCTGAAAAGAAATTTATTGAAGACATCTTACAATGGCCACATGAATCCAGTATTTTGCTGTAGAATCCAATTTgaaggtgagaaaaaaaatgaaaataagttacCATGCACTGTACAGTAAATTGCAAAAAGttcaaatatcttttttctttttttttttatcaaataCATGCTGAATTACATTAATGTACTCCCAAGCCATGTTGCAAAATCCTTTTCAACATGCTTGAAAAAAAGTTcttaaacaatattttttttttctcaaataattcagaaatgcagaacaaTCTGCAATCCTCAACCAAATATGGGGCGTAAGAGAGTAGTAAGTAAGTCAAAAGGTAGCCATTTTAGAATATGATGATCATCCTGGGAGGCGGAGGGGGAAAAGAGcgaaaggaaggagggagactGAAAGAAGGAGGAGGTAAAAGAAGTGTACAATTTGCACATTATGTTGAACTTTACAAGGCTTGTAccttttacatttaaataaattgaaTATATTACACTTATTTCTTGTCAcataaacagaattttaaatatttgctagaaattattttttatttttaatatacgTCTGCAAAAATACAGACCATGGTTTAAAGAATGATAAACGTGGTGTGTCTTTGTAATCACCCTGTTGCATTCTCTTCCCTTTAAAACCATGCACtagtgaaatttatttttaaaaataatataaactGTTGAAAATGGctgatttattcttttgttgtttgttgtttgttttttttttgcaagttgCAGCcccaagaaaataatttaagtgTTCAGCTAAATCTGTGTCCATGCAAAAAAGTTGCTTGTTTAATTTCATACAGTACAGTATATCCACAGAATTTTATTTGTCATAAGTCCATCGTATCTGGGGTTTCACTGCATCTATAACTGGATGTTTGAAGCCCGCCGCTTTAAGTCTTGAACCTTTCTGATGTGAAGAGTTTTCAGATCTCAAGTAACTGTTTCGAATGACAGCTGACTTTTTCCAGCATCCTttacattcttcttttcttccaatgATGTCTGCAATTTCACCAACTTGTAACATGGCTTCACGGGAGGGTAACTCCATTTCTGTGGCATAACCAAGCTTTAGGAGGGGAGGGCAGATAAAGAAACAGGAGCAACAAAATAGATATGCCATTGAAAAGGACTTTTGTTGCATGAAACAGATTGATTCTTTTAGTTTAGTCCATGGCTTCAGATTGGACCAAAACTGAGTGTCCCTGAACTCCAAACCTATCAGTTCTTCATGACTTCAGTCCTTCACCTGAGGGCCTTCTGTAGGGCACAATGTGTGCAACTTCCTTGAGAACACAGGATCGCGTTGTAGCCCTAGAAACAGGCTCAGAAGACACAACATTAAGCATGCAGTGTTACCAGGGTTTGCGacctgtaatttatttattcttttttgtaaCGCTGGTTGCTATGACAacagtttcacagctgctatgagCGAGCATACGAAGGTCCTGTTGAACTTTCAAGAGATGATTGGGAAGCTCTTCTGGTGAGAGGAGCTAAAGTTGGGTCTACTAGggaagaaggagggaagagTTTGAACCACCCAATCACCATGTTGGACAGGTCCAGTTCATCTAAAAGTATCTGTGCCACTCCCATAAAGGATTTGTGATCCATACGTCCATAGTCTCCCCATACGATTATCTGTTAGCAAAGGAAATACaccaaaatagaaataaatcagTAACAATGTCAAGGACTTATCTGATCCTTCaaatgcttccttttatttaattatatatagTAAGGATTGAACTATTCCACTGCTGATACAGGTTAGTATGGCATATATTACCAAGATACAGTGGCAGAGATGAGCTCGGAAGTAACTGAGTAGTTATCCATAATTCCAAAGAAAGCCCACTGAGATAAGAAGCACATGTAGTAAAGGCAAAATAATCTATAGCTAGCTTTTCCCTAGCACTTTCTACTTGCTAATCATCAGTAGGTGTTACTCCGGTATTTCTGTACTCAACAAGGCTTTGAAATAGTAAAACTTGCCAAATGAAGCATGAAAGATTTTTGTGAATTTCTCAGTGAGAACTGAACAAGTGATGTTCTCAGATTAAGAACAGCAATGCAAATTACCTGTAAAACTTTTCCTTGGGGACTTTCTTCAAATGATAGAAGTTGCTGATAAAGCGGTTCCAGCGTTTTTCTTGctacctttgttttctttttggctaTGCAGACTCCATTTTCTAATAGATACACCTTTACATACGGTgctgacaaagaaagaaaaataagttcgGACTTTTCCATAGTAGATGTAATATTCTATCGAAGTATGCTAAATTTTGCCTTTTACTGGATATATAACTTGTTTGAGCAGATCTCCACAAGCAATAGTAACATTTATTAACCTGCAAAGaatctctgcattttctttattttttcccttgtttcatttttttctttacttccttTTATATGtcctatttttaattaatttattttttttttaacagttcagATTTTGACCTGGAAAAATCAGAtattcatagaatggtttgggttggaagggacctttaagatcacacagttccaaccccctgctatagggCAGGGACACctgttgctcacagccccatctagcctggccttgaacacccctGAGGAGGGGGTTTTCACAAccccctgggcaacctgcaTTCCTATACATGACTGTACTGTACAGTGTGCAAAATAGGCCTGTTAAGTAAACGAATGACTTGCACCGACTTTGGTGAAATTTGGATCAATGCTCCAAATtgttaataatttaaataatctACAAGGTGAAAATTAGTGAAGAAGAGACTCTGACACAATTTCTATTTTGGCATAAAAGCTCGCTAAAAATATCAGCCTATTGTCCTCTCCACAGAATGTCACAGAACATGAGATTATAAAATAAGGAATAAGTATCACCTAGTGGTCTACTTTTCAGAGTAGGTACCTTTTCCACACCTCTTGTCGATTCCCTCTTCACTTCTAAGACTGTTATATCACCTCTTCAGTGTACACCCCAATTCtgaagaaccacagaatggtttgggttggaaaagaccttaaagaacACCTAGTTTCAACTCCTCTGCCATAGGCAGGAACACCttccaccagatcaggttgctcaaagccccaaTCCAACCCgaccttgaacacttccagggagggggcatcaacatttctgggcaacctgtgccagtgcatcaccattTTCATAATAAAAGATTTCTTCCCTATATCTAATCTAAAAAGAGGACACTCTTTTAGTTTATAGTCATTACCCCTTATCCTGTCACACACACTGATAAAAGAGTCTCATTCCAGCTTCCTTGTAGgtccccctttagatactggaaTTCTAATTCCCAAGACTTCATTTGCAATTACTCAAATACTTTTGTGCCTTCTGGTAGCACAGAGAACagcctgtttatttttctcctgaagtactgttgaaaattacttttgtaTGCACTCCATGCTTTTACACCATTTCAGTACGTTTCTCTGTTTCAATGAACTGTATTGTAATTTGCTGACACAAGAGTTTGCTAAAAAAAGGCACCGAAGTTGAATTGTAAACCTTCAGAAGTTGGAAAGTTTTTttgaattcttctttttttttgcagtagaACAATATTCATTGTGCCAAGACTCTTCTTCCTTACCTGGCAGTGTCTTTGAACCTGGTTTTACAACAAGGCCACGGGCTCGGATAATTTCTACTTCCAACTGTCCTTTCTTGTCCATCATTCCTACCTGGATATCtcctagaaaacaaacaaacaaagaaattctAGAATGAATATTTGACAACTTCTCTCTTCTGAATTCTGCCTGTAAGTACGATCCAGACTTGAATACTACTTGGCAATTGAATACCTATTCTCTTCACTGCTACTTATgtaacaaaacaatgaaaaagccC
Encoded proteins:
- the RIMS2 gene encoding regulating synaptic membrane exocytosis protein 2 isoform X43 encodes the protein MGRQTAAGGRSMQRSQSRSSLSASFEALAVYFPCMNSLEEEDGEAGGKKLRSTVQRSTETGLAVEMRNWMTRQASRESTDGSMNSYSSEGNLIFPGVRLAADSQFSDFLDGLGPAQLVGRQTLATPSMGDIQVGMMDKKGQLEVEIIRARGLVVKPGSKTLPAPYVKVYLLENGVCIAKKKTKVARKTLEPLYQQLLSFEESPQGKVLQIIVWGDYGRMDHKSFMGVAQILLDELDLSNMVIGWFKLFPPSSLVDPTLAPLTRRASQSSLESSTGPSYARS